A single region of the Oryzias latipes chromosome 19, ASM223467v1 genome encodes:
- the LOC101161443 gene encoding protoheme IX farnesyltransferase, mitochondrial, whose amino-acid sequence MYKTPCRRLSGFVGVHVKQKLLQNAPQSNQTFSCLIQLHRRDPSTWLTYQHLNFLKRLYVTKKGSELHQRAIPKQSHIMNTVDEKDDSLETEVERISAINPLMPDSVSQPDFVAAKLQPKLSTPQPAMEKKTLPERTVSQAEASSAEPPHIYVETEEVRQARLDRQWKQLKLDLSELPDIYSRLSKIKLTALVVITAAAGFSMAPVPFDPINFVVSSLGTGLASCAANTINQYFEVPFDSNMNRTKNRPLVRGQISPLHAVSFALACGVPGVALLTLAVNPLTGFLGALNIFLYTCCYTPLKRLSITNTWIGALVGAIPPVMGWTAATGCVDPGALLLGGFLYSWQFPHFNALSWNLREDYSRGGYRMMSVTHPSMCKRVALRHSLALIGLSTMAPVLDVTTWTFPVISLPINLYISYLAFRFYQKGDRNSARKLFFCSLWHLPMLLLLALTCKKYNRGGEDSGPAPLTVPAN is encoded by the exons GTTTTGTTGGAGTGCATGTGAAACAAAAACTGCTTCAAAATGCTCCTCAAAGTAACCAGACTTTTAGCTGCCTCATCCAGCTGCATAGAAGAGACCCTTCAACCTGGCTGACGTATCAACATCTTAATTTCCTTAAGCGACTG TATGTTACAAAAAAAGGCAGCGAGCTCCACCAGCGTGCCATCCCCAAACAGTCACACATCATGAACACTGTGGATGAGAAAGATGACAGTCTTGAAACTGAAGTGGAAAGAATATCGGCCATTAATCCTCTGATGCCAGATTCTGTTTCCCAACCGGATTTTGTTGCCGCAAAGTTGCAGCCCAAACTCTCCACTCCACAACCTGCTATGGAGAAGAAGACTTTGCCGGAAAGAACGGTGTCTCAAGCCGAAGCGTCTTCAGCGGAGCCGCCGCACATCTATGTTGAAACGGAGGAAGTGAGGCAGGCGCGGCTGGACAGACAGTGGAAGCAGCTGAAGCTTGATCTGTCGGAGTTACCGGATATCTActccagactttccaaaatcaaACTGACAG CTCTGGTGGTTATTACTGCAGCTGCTGGTTTCTCAATGGCTCCAGTGCCCTTCGACCCCATCAACTTTGTAGTTTCTTCTCTGGGAACAGGCCTTGCATCTTGTGCAGCCAATACAATTAACCAG TACTTTGAGGTGCCCTTTGACTCCAACATGAATCGCACAAAGAACCGTCCCCTTGTCAGGGGACAGATCAG TCCCCTACATGCCGTCTCATTTGCCCTGGCTTGTGGCGTTCCTGGAGTGGCTCTGCTCACCCTGGCAGTAAATCCTTTAACAGGCTTCCTGGGTGCCCTCAACATCTTTCTGTACACCTGTTGCTACACGCCACTTAAAAGACTTAGCATCACCAACACCTGGATTGGAGCGCTGGTTGGGGCGATTCCTCCTGTGATGGGCTGGACCGCTGCCACGGGCTGTGTGGACCCAG GTGCTTTGCTGCTGGGTGGTTTCCTGTACAGCTGGCAGTTCCCCCACTTCAATGCTCTCAGCTGGAACTTGAGGGAAGACTACTCCCGCGGCGGTTACCGCATGATGTCCGTCACCCACCCCTCCATGTGCAAGCGCGTGGCGCTGCGCCACAGCCTGGCTCTCATCGGGCTGTCCACGATGGCGCCCGTGCTGGACGTCACCACCTGGACCTTTCCCGTGATCTCCTTACCCATCAACCTGTACATCAGCTACCTGGCCTTCCGCTTTTACCAAAAGGGAGACCGTAACAGCGCCCGCAAGCTCTTCTTCTGCAGCCTCTGGCACCTTCCCATGCTGCTGCTTCTGGCTCTCACCTGCAAGAAGTACAACAGAGGTGGCGAGGACTCTGGGCCGGCGCCACTCACAGTGCCAGCTAACTAA